A window of the Vibrio pomeroyi genome harbors these coding sequences:
- the secA gene encoding preprotein translocase subunit SecA: protein MITKLLTKVIGSRNDRTLRRLRKIVKEINNYEPTFEALSDEELKAKTVEFRERLDKGESLDQLLPEAFATVREASKRVYGMRHFDVQMIGGMVLNAGQIAEMRTGEGKTLTATLPAYLNALPSKGVHVVTVNDYLAKRDAETNRPLFEFLGMTVGVNVPNMAPPEKKEAYQADILYGTNNEFGFDYLRDNMAFRAEDRVQRERFFAVVDEVDSILIDEARTPLIISGPAEDSSDLYTRINTLIPNLERQDKEDSEEYRGEGHYTMDEKSKQVHLTENGQEFVEELMVKNGLMEEGDTLYSPTNISLLHHVNAALRAHVLFEKNVDYIVTEDGEVVIVDEHTGRTMPGRRWSEGLHQAVEAKEGVKIQNENQTLASITFQNFFRLYEKLSGMTGTADTEAFEFQSIYGLETVVIPTNKPMVRNDMPDVVYRTEEDKFNAIIEDIKDRVAAGQPSLVGTVSIEKSELLSNALKKAKIKHNVLNAKFHEMEAEIVAQAGTPSAVTIATNMAGRGTDIVLGGSWQAQVEKLDNPTQEQIDKIKADWRVIHDKVLESGGLHIIGTERHESRRIDNQLRGRSGRQGDAGSSRFYLSMEDSLLRIFTSDRMAGLIQSGMDEGEAIESKMLSRSIEKAQRKVEGRNFDIRKQLLEYDDVANDQRKVVYELRDELMSSDDISEMIEHNREDVFTSVIDEYIAPQSLEDMWDIAGLQDRLKNDFDLEFDIQGWLDEDDKLYEEALRERILGMAIDSYKQKEEVVGAQVLRNFEKSVMLQTLDGLWKEHLAAMDHLRQGIHLRGYAQKNPKQEYKRESFELFEGLLEVLKSDVITILSKVRVQQQEEVEKMEAQRQAQAEEAARRAQAQHATAENQLGDDEAEPASPQTVVRDERKVGRNEPCPCGSGKKYKQCHGKID, encoded by the coding sequence ATGATTACTAAGCTGCTGACAAAGGTAATTGGCAGTCGCAATGACAGAACACTGCGCCGCCTTAGAAAAATTGTAAAAGAAATTAATAACTACGAACCAACGTTTGAAGCACTTTCAGACGAAGAGCTAAAAGCAAAAACGGTTGAGTTTCGTGAGCGCTTAGATAAAGGTGAATCGCTAGACCAACTTCTACCGGAAGCATTTGCTACGGTACGTGAAGCGTCTAAGCGTGTTTACGGCATGCGTCACTTTGACGTGCAAATGATTGGTGGCATGGTTCTAAATGCTGGCCAAATTGCAGAAATGCGTACTGGTGAAGGTAAGACTCTTACAGCAACCTTACCAGCTTATCTTAACGCCCTACCTAGCAAAGGTGTTCACGTAGTAACGGTGAACGACTACCTAGCGAAGCGTGATGCGGAAACAAACCGCCCATTATTTGAATTTCTTGGTATGACGGTTGGCGTGAACGTGCCAAACATGGCTCCGCCAGAGAAAAAAGAAGCGTACCAAGCTGACATCCTATACGGAACAAACAACGAGTTTGGTTTCGATTACCTACGTGACAACATGGCTTTCCGTGCTGAAGATCGTGTTCAACGCGAACGCTTCTTCGCTGTTGTCGATGAAGTTGACTCAATCTTAATTGATGAAGCTCGTACTCCACTTATTATCTCTGGCCCTGCTGAAGATAGCTCAGATCTTTACACGCGTATTAACACGTTAATTCCTAACCTTGAGCGTCAAGATAAAGAAGATTCTGAAGAGTACCGTGGTGAAGGTCACTACACCATGGACGAGAAATCGAAGCAGGTTCACCTGACTGAAAACGGTCAAGAATTTGTAGAAGAGCTAATGGTGAAAAACGGTCTGATGGAAGAGGGCGATACGCTTTACTCTCCAACAAACATTAGCCTATTGCACCATGTTAATGCAGCGCTTCGTGCACACGTATTGTTTGAGAAGAACGTTGACTACATCGTTACTGAAGACGGCGAAGTGGTTATCGTTGATGAACATACTGGTCGTACAATGCCAGGTCGTCGTTGGTCTGAAGGTTTACACCAAGCTGTTGAAGCTAAAGAAGGTGTGAAGATTCAGAATGAAAACCAAACGCTAGCATCGATTACTTTCCAAAACTTCTTCCGTCTATACGAAAAACTGTCAGGTATGACAGGTACAGCCGATACAGAAGCTTTCGAATTCCAGTCTATCTACGGCCTAGAAACTGTGGTTATCCCAACCAACAAGCCTATGGTTCGTAACGATATGCCAGATGTGGTTTATCGTACTGAAGAAGACAAGTTCAATGCGATCATTGAAGACATTAAAGATCGTGTAGCTGCTGGTCAGCCATCACTGGTTGGTACAGTTTCTATCGAGAAATCTGAGCTACTGTCTAACGCACTGAAAAAAGCAAAAATTAAGCACAACGTTCTAAACGCTAAGTTCCACGAAATGGAAGCTGAGATCGTTGCACAAGCGGGTACGCCAAGCGCGGTAACTATTGCAACTAACATGGCCGGTCGTGGTACCGATATCGTGTTAGGTGGCAGCTGGCAGGCACAAGTTGAGAAGCTGGATAACCCAACTCAAGAGCAGATCGATAAGATCAAAGCTGACTGGAGAGTAATCCACGATAAAGTACTTGAGTCAGGTGGTCTGCACATCATTGGTACTGAGCGTCATGAATCTCGCCGTATTGATAACCAGCTACGTGGTCGTTCTGGTCGTCAAGGTGATGCAGGTTCTTCTCGTTTCTACCTATCAATGGAAGACTCTCTGTTACGTATCTTTACATCGGATCGTATGGCTGGTCTTATCCAAAGTGGTATGGACGAAGGCGAAGCGATCGAATCTAAGATGCTTTCTCGCTCAATTGAAAAAGCACAACGTAAAGTTGAAGGTCGTAACTTCGATATTCGTAAGCAGCTTCTTGAGTACGATGATGTAGCCAATGACCAACGCAAAGTGGTTTATGAGCTTCGTGATGAACTGATGAGTTCTGACGACATCAGCGAAATGATCGAACACAACCGTGAAGACGTGTTTACTTCGGTTATCGATGAGTACATTGCTCCTCAATCGCTTGAAGATATGTGGGATATCGCTGGTCTGCAAGATCGCCTGAAGAACGACTTCGATCTAGAGTTCGATATTCAAGGTTGGTTGGACGAAGACGACAAGCTGTACGAAGAAGCACTGCGTGAACGTATCCTCGGTATGGCGATTGATTCGTACAAACAGAAAGAAGAAGTGGTTGGTGCTCAAGTACTACGTAACTTCGAGAAATCTGTAATGCTGCAAACGCTAGATGGCCTTTGGAAAGAGCACTTGGCTGCGATGGATCACCTTCGTCAAGGTATCCATCTACGTGGTTACGCTCAGAAGAACCCGAAACAAGAGTACAAGCGCGAGTCGTTTGAACTGTTTGAAGGTCTACTAGAAGTACTTAAATCAGATGTTATTACCATCCTTTCTAAAGTTCGCGTTCAGCAACAAGAAGAAGTAGAAAAGATGGAAGCTCAACGTCAAGCTCAAGCTGAAGAAGCGGCGCGTCGTGCACAAGCACAACACGCAACAGCTGAAAATCAGTTGGGTGATGATGAAGCTGAGCCAGCATCTCCACAAACGGTAGTACGTGATGAGCGTAAAGTGGGTCGTAACGAACCATGCCCATGTGGAAGTGGTAAAAAATACAAACAGTGTCACGGTAAAATTGACTAA
- the mutT gene encoding 8-oxo-dGTP diphosphatase MutT: MKRIHIVAGIIFNQDKSQVFITKRPDDKHKGGFWEFPGGKVEAGETIEQAMTRELDEEIGIKVTEQSLFEHLEFDYTDKSLKFDFILVTDFEQQPYGKEGQQGEWVSLELLNQYAFPEANVPILERVVKEFS; the protein is encoded by the coding sequence ATGAAAAGAATCCATATCGTAGCGGGTATTATCTTTAACCAAGATAAGTCACAAGTATTTATCACTAAACGCCCAGACGACAAACATAAGGGCGGTTTTTGGGAGTTCCCTGGCGGCAAGGTTGAAGCGGGCGAAACCATTGAACAAGCGATGACTCGTGAGTTGGATGAAGAGATTGGCATTAAAGTGACTGAGCAGTCTCTGTTTGAGCACCTTGAGTTTGATTACACGGACAAGTCGCTTAAGTTCGACTTCATCCTTGTGACCGACTTTGAACAGCAACCTTATGGCAAAGAAGGTCAGCAAGGTGAATGGGTAAGTCTTGAATTATTGAATCAATACGCCTTCCCAGAAGCAAATGTGCCAATTTTAGAGCGAGTGGTAAAAGAGTTTTCGTAA
- the dapB gene encoding 4-hydroxy-tetrahydrodipicolinate reductase, translating into MEIFAVVRIAIAGAAGRMGRNLVKAAHHNSEASVGAGSERPESSLVGVDVGELCGEGRFDVALVDDLSKAIEEFDVIVDFTAPVSTLANIELCKRHGKKLIIGTTGFSEEEKQVIDAASKEMPIVMAPNYSVGVNLVFKLLEKAAKVMGDYCDVEIVEAHHRHKVDAPSGTAIGMGEAIAGAMGNELNDVAVWSREGITGERTKDEIGFATIRAGDIIGEHTAMFADIGERVEITHKATDRMTFANGAIKAAVWLNDKPAGFYTMTDVLGLNDL; encoded by the coding sequence ATGGAGATATTCGCAGTGGTAAGAATTGCAATTGCAGGAGCAGCGGGCCGTATGGGTCGCAACTTGGTGAAAGCCGCTCATCATAATTCAGAAGCAAGTGTTGGTGCTGGCTCAGAGCGTCCAGAGTCATCTTTGGTCGGTGTTGATGTTGGCGAGTTATGTGGTGAAGGTCGTTTTGATGTCGCTCTAGTGGATGATTTGTCTAAAGCCATCGAAGAGTTTGATGTGATTGTCGATTTTACTGCCCCTGTTAGCACATTAGCGAATATTGAACTTTGTAAACGTCACGGTAAAAAGCTAATCATCGGTACGACGGGTTTCTCTGAAGAAGAGAAACAGGTGATTGATGCGGCTTCAAAAGAGATGCCTATCGTAATGGCACCTAACTACAGTGTCGGTGTGAACCTTGTATTTAAGCTGCTAGAAAAGGCCGCTAAAGTGATGGGCGATTACTGTGATGTCGAGATCGTTGAGGCTCACCACCGTCATAAAGTCGATGCTCCTTCTGGTACAGCGATTGGCATGGGCGAAGCGATTGCTGGTGCAATGGGCAATGAGCTCAACGATGTAGCCGTATGGTCACGTGAAGGTATTACTGGTGAGCGTACGAAAGATGAGATTGGTTTCGCTACGATTCGTGCCGGTGACATCATTGGTGAACACACAGCTATGTTTGCGGATATCGGTGAGCGAGTGGAAATTACTCATAAAGCCACGGACCGAATGACTTTCGCTAATGGCGCAATCAAAGCTGCAGTCTGGTTAAATGATAAACCAGCCGGCTTTTATACCATGACTGATGTCCTAGGTTTGAATGACCTGTAA
- the carA gene encoding glutamine-hydrolyzing carbamoyl-phosphate synthase small subunit — translation MKKSALLVLEDGTVFHGEAIGAVGSAVGEVVFNTSMTGYQEILTDPSYSQQIVTLTYPHIGNTGTNSEDEESSSIHAQGLVIRDLPLIASNFRNEQSLSDYLKSQNVVGIADIDTRKLTRILREKGAQNGCIVAGNNLDEALALAKAKEFPGLKGMDLAKEVTTKEAYQWKQGSWTLTGGLPEAKADSELPYHVVAYDFGAKRNILRMLVDRGCRLTVVPAETSAEEVLALNPDGVFLSNGPGDPEPCTYAIEATKVFLEKGLPIFGICLGHQILALASGAKTVKMKFGHHGANHPVKDLDRDVVMITSQNHGFAADEETLPETLRATHKSLFDGSLQGIHRTDKPAFSFQGHPEASPGPEDAAPLFDHFIELIKQHTA, via the coding sequence TTGAAGAAGTCAGCACTACTCGTCCTAGAAGATGGGACAGTATTTCACGGTGAAGCCATTGGCGCTGTAGGTTCTGCAGTTGGTGAAGTCGTTTTTAATACCTCGATGACGGGGTACCAAGAAATCCTCACTGATCCTTCCTATTCTCAACAAATCGTTACCCTTACTTACCCTCACATTGGCAATACCGGAACCAATTCCGAAGACGAAGAATCTTCTTCAATCCACGCTCAAGGCCTTGTGATTCGCGATCTCCCTCTAATCGCTTCTAACTTCCGTAATGAACAATCCCTTTCTGATTACCTTAAGTCGCAAAACGTTGTTGGTATCGCTGATATCGATACTCGTAAGCTGACGCGTATTCTTCGTGAAAAAGGCGCTCAGAACGGTTGTATCGTAGCGGGTAACAATTTAGACGAAGCTTTGGCTCTAGCTAAAGCAAAAGAATTCCCTGGCCTGAAAGGTATGGACCTTGCGAAAGAAGTTACAACAAAAGAAGCGTATCAATGGAAACAAGGTTCGTGGACGCTTACGGGTGGACTTCCTGAAGCGAAAGCAGACTCTGAATTGCCATACCACGTTGTTGCTTATGACTTCGGTGCAAAACGAAACATCCTACGAATGCTTGTTGACCGCGGCTGCCGCCTAACGGTTGTTCCTGCTGAAACTTCTGCTGAAGAAGTACTAGCTCTGAACCCAGACGGTGTTTTCCTTTCAAATGGCCCTGGTGACCCAGAACCATGTACTTACGCAATTGAAGCGACAAAAGTGTTCCTAGAAAAAGGCTTACCAATCTTCGGTATCTGTCTAGGTCACCAGATTCTTGCTCTTGCGTCAGGCGCTAAGACAGTGAAGATGAAGTTTGGTCACCACGGTGCAAACCACCCGGTTAAAGATTTAGATCGTGATGTTGTGATGATTACTTCGCAAAACCACGGCTTTGCTGCTGACGAAGAAACCCTTCCAGAGACACTACGTGCAACGCACAAATCACTATTTGATGGTTCTCTACAAGGTATTCACCGTACAGACAAACCAGCATTCAGCTTCCAAGGTCACCCTGAAGCAAGCCCAGGTCCAGAAGACGCAGCGCCGTTATTCGACCACTTTATTGAACTAATCAAACAGCACACAGCGTAA
- the carB gene encoding carbamoyl-phosphate synthase large subunit, with protein sequence MPKRTDIKSILILGAGPIVIGQACEFDYSGAQACKALREEGYRVILVNSNPATIMTDPDMADATYIEPIQWEVVRNIIAKEKPDAVLPTMGGQTALNCALDLEKHGVLEEFGVEMIGATADAIDKAEDRSRFDKAMKAIGLECPTADTAKTMEEAYKVLDMVGFPCIIRPSFTMGGTGGGIAYNKEEFEEICRRGLDLSPTNELLIDESLIGWKEYEMEVVRDKNDNCIIVCAIENFDPMGIHTGDSITVAPAQTLTDKEYQLMRNASLAVLREIGVETGGSNVQFGINPKDGRMVIIEMNPRVSRSSALASKATGFPIAKIAAKLAVGFTLDELMNDITGGATPASFEPTIDYVVTKIPRFNFEKFAGANDRLTTQMKSVGEVMAIGRNQQESLQKALRGLEVGATGFDEMVDLDAPDALTTIRHELKEAGAERIWYIADAFRAGMSVDGVFNLTQIDRWFLVQIEDIVKLEQELKAKGFAGLNKDELNKLKRKGFADARLSKILGVAESEIRRLRDQYDIHPVYKRVDTCAAEFSSDTAYMYSSYDDECEANPTDKDKIMILGGGPNRIGQGIEFDYCCVHASLALREDGYETIMVNCNPETVSTDYDTSDRLYFEPVTLEDVLAIARVEKPKGVIVQYGGQTPLKLARALEAAGVPIIGTSPDAIDRAEDRERFQVAVDRLGLLQPENATVTTMEQAVEKSREIGFPLVVRPSYVLGGRAMEIVYDEQDLRRYFNEAVSVSNESPVLLDSFLDDAVEVDVDAICDGERVVIGGIMEHIEQAGVHSGDSACSLPAYTLSQEIQDVMREQVEKLAFELGVRGLMNTQFAVKNNEVYLIEVNPRAARTVPFVSKATGAPIAKIAARVMAGQSLESQGFTKEIIPPYYSVKEVVLPFNKFPGVDPLLGPEMRSTGEVMGVGATFAEAYSKAELGCGNIYPEGGRALLSVREGDKERVVDLASKLSKLGYQLDATHGTAVILGEAGINPRLVNKVHEGRPHILDRIKNNEYTYIVNTAAGRQAIEDSKVLRRGALAEKVNYTTTLNAAFATCMAHTADAKTSVTSVQELHAQVKASQA encoded by the coding sequence ATGCCAAAACGTACTGACATTAAAAGTATTCTTATTCTAGGTGCTGGCCCGATCGTTATCGGCCAAGCATGTGAGTTCGATTACTCTGGTGCTCAAGCTTGTAAAGCGCTTCGCGAAGAAGGTTACCGAGTTATTCTTGTAAACTCGAACCCAGCGACAATCATGACTGACCCAGATATGGCCGATGCAACTTACATCGAGCCTATCCAATGGGAAGTTGTGCGTAACATCATCGCTAAAGAGAAGCCTGATGCAGTTCTACCGACTATGGGTGGTCAAACTGCATTGAACTGTGCTCTAGACCTAGAAAAGCACGGCGTTCTTGAAGAGTTCGGTGTTGAAATGATTGGTGCAACGGCTGACGCTATCGATAAAGCAGAAGACCGTTCACGCTTCGATAAAGCAATGAAAGCAATTGGCCTTGAGTGTCCAACTGCTGATACAGCGAAAACGATGGAAGAAGCTTACAAAGTTTTAGACATGGTTGGCTTCCCTTGTATCATTCGTCCATCGTTCACGATGGGTGGTACTGGCGGCGGTATCGCTTACAACAAAGAAGAATTTGAAGAAATCTGTCGTCGTGGTTTGGACTTATCTCCAACTAACGAACTTCTTATCGATGAATCACTTATCGGTTGGAAAGAGTACGAGATGGAAGTGGTTCGTGACAAAAACGACAACTGCATCATCGTATGTGCGATTGAAAACTTCGACCCAATGGGTATTCACACAGGTGACTCAATCACTGTGGCTCCAGCACAAACGCTGACAGACAAAGAATACCAACTAATGCGTAACGCATCTCTAGCAGTACTGCGTGAGATTGGTGTTGAAACAGGTGGTTCAAACGTACAGTTTGGTATCAACCCGAAAGATGGCCGCATGGTTATCATCGAGATGAACCCACGTGTATCTCGCTCTTCAGCACTAGCATCTAAAGCAACAGGTTTCCCAATCGCTAAAATTGCAGCGAAACTGGCTGTTGGCTTCACGCTAGACGAGCTAATGAATGACATCACTGGCGGCGCAACGCCAGCATCATTCGAACCAACAATCGACTACGTAGTAACTAAGATTCCTCGTTTTAACTTCGAGAAATTTGCAGGTGCTAACGACCGTCTAACGACTCAAATGAAGTCCGTTGGTGAAGTTATGGCTATCGGCCGTAACCAACAAGAATCTCTACAAAAAGCACTTCGCGGCCTAGAAGTTGGCGCGACTGGTTTTGACGAAATGGTAGACCTAGACGCACCTGATGCTCTAACGACTATCCGTCATGAACTGAAAGAAGCTGGCGCAGAGCGTATTTGGTACATTGCTGACGCATTCCGTGCTGGTATGTCGGTAGATGGTGTATTCAACCTAACGCAAATCGACCGTTGGTTCCTAGTTCAAATCGAAGACATCGTTAAGCTAGAGCAAGAACTGAAAGCGAAAGGCTTTGCTGGTCTGAACAAAGACGAGCTAAACAAGCTCAAGCGTAAAGGTTTTGCAGATGCTCGCCTATCTAAGATTCTAGGTGTAGCGGAAAGCGAAATCCGTCGTCTACGTGACCAATACGATATCCACCCAGTATACAAGCGTGTAGATACGTGTGCGGCTGAGTTCTCTTCTGATACGGCTTACATGTACTCATCTTACGATGACGAGTGTGAAGCGAACCCAACAGACAAAGACAAGATCATGATTCTAGGCGGCGGTCCAAACCGTATCGGCCAAGGTATTGAATTTGACTACTGTTGTGTACACGCATCACTAGCACTACGTGAAGATGGCTACGAAACTATCATGGTTAACTGTAACCCTGAGACTGTTTCTACAGACTACGATACATCTGACCGTCTGTACTTCGAACCAGTAACTCTGGAAGACGTACTAGCAATCGCTCGTGTTGAGAAGCCAAAAGGCGTTATCGTTCAGTACGGTGGTCAAACGCCACTGAAACTGGCTCGTGCTCTTGAAGCTGCTGGCGTACCAATCATCGGTACTAGCCCAGACGCAATCGACCGTGCAGAAGACCGTGAGCGTTTCCAAGTTGCTGTAGACCGTCTAGGCCTACTTCAGCCAGAAAACGCAACAGTAACAACAATGGAGCAAGCGGTTGAGAAATCTCGCGAAATCGGCTTCCCACTTGTTGTACGTCCTTCTTACGTACTTGGTGGTCGTGCGATGGAAATCGTATACGACGAGCAAGATTTACGTCGCTACTTCAACGAAGCAGTAAGCGTTTCAAACGAATCTCCAGTACTACTTGATAGCTTCCTAGACGACGCTGTTGAAGTAGACGTAGATGCGATTTGTGACGGTGAGCGCGTTGTTATCGGCGGTATCATGGAGCACATCGAACAAGCGGGTGTTCACTCAGGTGACTCAGCATGTTCTCTTCCTGCATACACGCTAAGCCAAGAGATCCAAGACGTAATGCGCGAGCAAGTTGAAAAGCTAGCGTTCGAGTTGGGTGTTCGTGGTCTGATGAACACGCAGTTTGCTGTTAAGAACAATGAAGTGTACCTAATCGAGGTTAACCCTCGTGCAGCACGTACGGTTCCATTCGTATCTAAAGCAACTGGCGCGCCAATCGCTAAGATTGCAGCTCGTGTAATGGCTGGTCAATCGCTAGAGTCTCAAGGCTTTACGAAAGAAATCATCCCACCTTACTACTCAGTGAAAGAAGTTGTACTTCCATTCAACAAGTTCCCTGGTGTTGACCCACTGTTAGGCCCAGAAATGCGCTCTACTGGTGAAGTTATGGGGGTTGGCGCGACGTTCGCAGAAGCATACTCTAAAGCTGAATTGGGTTGTGGCAACATCTACCCAGAAGGCGGCCGTGCACTTCTTTCTGTTCGCGAAGGCGACAAAGAGCGTGTTGTTGACCTAGCATCTAAGCTATCTAAGCTTGGTTACCAGCTAGACGCAACACACGGTACAGCGGTTATCCTTGGCGAAGCGGGTATCAACCCACGTCTAGTAAACAAGGTACACGAAGGTCGTCCTCACATTCTTGACCGTATCAAGAACAACGAGTACACGTACATCGTGAACACAGCTGCTGGTCGTCAAGCGATTGAAGATTCTAAAGTACTTCGTCGTGGCGCATTGGCTGAGAAAGTTAACTACACGACTACGCTAAACGCTGCATTCGCGACTTGTATGGCGCACACTGCAGACGCGAAGACGTCAGTAACTTCAGTTCAAGAACTACACGCACAGGTGAAAGCTTCTCAAGCTTAA
- a CDS encoding TSUP family transporter, whose product MEITLEILAILFVVATAAGFIDAMAGGGGLLTLPALLAAGVPPTQALATNKLQSSFGSFSASWYFVRNGIVSIKEMRLAIFCTFIGSAIGAELVQYIDASLLTSVIPLLLIAISLYFLLAPQTRASEGKQKISEAMFALCVGGGVGFYDGFFGPGTGSIFTVCFVAIGHFSLVDATARTKVLNFTSNIAALIFFILAGLPIWELGLVMAVGGFMGAQLGAKVVVTKGQKWIRPLVIVMSMLMASKLLWEQHQQWILSVF is encoded by the coding sequence ATGGAAATCACTCTAGAAATATTGGCTATCTTGTTTGTTGTTGCAACGGCAGCAGGCTTTATTGATGCAATGGCTGGCGGCGGTGGGTTGTTGACTCTACCTGCATTGCTCGCGGCTGGCGTGCCACCCACGCAAGCACTGGCCACTAACAAACTCCAAAGCTCATTTGGCAGCTTCTCAGCGAGTTGGTATTTCGTGCGTAATGGTATCGTTAGTATCAAGGAGATGCGCCTCGCTATCTTTTGTACCTTTATAGGTTCGGCTATTGGTGCGGAATTAGTGCAGTACATTGATGCAAGCCTTCTGACCAGCGTGATCCCACTGCTGCTTATTGCTATCTCTCTCTATTTTCTATTAGCACCACAAACCAGAGCCTCTGAAGGAAAACAAAAGATCTCTGAGGCGATGTTTGCGCTATGTGTGGGCGGCGGTGTTGGTTTCTATGATGGCTTCTTTGGCCCAGGTACAGGCTCAATCTTCACGGTTTGTTTTGTAGCGATTGGTCATTTCTCATTGGTTGATGCTACGGCTCGTACCAAAGTACTGAACTTCACCTCGAACATCGCTGCACTGATCTTCTTTATTTTGGCTGGTTTGCCAATTTGGGAGTTAGGATTGGTGATGGCGGTTGGTGGCTTTATGGGAGCTCAGCTTGGCGCTAAAGTGGTGGTGACAAAAGGGCAGAAATGGATTCGCCCCCTTGTGATCGTAATGTCGATGCTGATGGCTTCTAAACTGCTTTGGGAACAGCATCAACAATGGATTCTATCAGTGTTTTAA
- a CDS encoding LysR family transcriptional regulator, with amino-acid sequence MLLEGIETLLVLSKAKTMSRTGSLLYISQSAVSKRIANLEKKLGKKLIEPSGRQIKLTPDAVALIESIGPTFNELRGLIYEQQELEDTTLITLDSSKSLIAGYLGEMMGQFIQQDKYITITTNHTPRIIERVQSGKATLGLCAGLLPPHHGLMTFHLFDEPFYIVSKQPLTALPPLVITNDMTNPANSYQLSVLEKFGIKPLMEMDAYTAAAQLALGGTGPALIPLSIVKTLNIEPQYLYSFPELAGLIRPIHVCVRPNSYQSPRVKTLIESIVDAVPKAV; translated from the coding sequence ATGCTACTCGAAGGAATCGAAACTCTATTGGTATTGAGTAAAGCAAAGACGATGAGCCGTACCGGCAGTTTGCTTTATATCAGCCAATCAGCGGTCAGCAAACGGATTGCGAATTTAGAAAAGAAACTAGGTAAAAAGCTCATCGAGCCGAGTGGCCGACAGATAAAACTGACGCCGGATGCGGTTGCATTGATCGAGAGTATCGGCCCTACGTTCAATGAGCTTCGCGGTCTTATTTATGAACAACAAGAGTTGGAAGATACTACTCTCATCACCTTAGACAGCTCTAAATCTCTAATAGCGGGCTACTTAGGTGAGATGATGGGGCAATTTATCCAGCAAGATAAATACATCACCATTACCACCAACCACACGCCGAGAATCATAGAGCGAGTCCAATCAGGTAAAGCAACTCTAGGGTTGTGCGCAGGCTTATTGCCACCGCATCACGGGTTGATGACTTTCCACCTGTTTGATGAGCCGTTTTACATTGTGAGTAAGCAGCCACTCACGGCTCTTCCTCCATTGGTCATTACCAACGATATGACCAACCCTGCCAACTCTTATCAACTTTCAGTATTGGAAAAATTCGGTATCAAACCCTTGATGGAGATGGATGCCTACACTGCAGCAGCGCAGCTTGCCTTGGGTGGAACGGGGCCTGCGTTAATCCCGCTCTCTATCGTAAAAACACTCAATATTGAGCCTCAATACCTATATAGCTTTCCAGAATTAGCAGGCTTAATTCGACCGATTCATGTCTGTGTTAGACCGAATAGCTACCAGTCTCCTAGGGTTAAAACACTGATAGAATCCATTGTTGATGCTGTTCCCAAAGCAGTTTAG
- a CDS encoding flavodoxin family protein, whose product MSSNKIGIVFFSKCGATKQVAELLAEGVNSQLPSSALLIEVLSSEIIEGRYDNDDKLTALDHCDAIVFGAPTYMGSPAAQFKSFMDATSDTYGKKSWRNKLAAGFTTGGSLNGEQQQTLLSFFTLACQHGMIWAGLDVSKHIDDLGLNRTGSSIGLVASVDEAPTSTNNSVNANDLKTAFYFGQRIASLVQSS is encoded by the coding sequence ATGAGCAGTAATAAAATTGGAATTGTTTTCTTCTCTAAATGTGGGGCAACCAAGCAAGTAGCAGAGCTCCTCGCAGAGGGCGTAAACTCTCAACTGCCTAGCTCGGCATTGCTCATCGAGGTTCTCTCGTCTGAAATCATTGAAGGAAGGTATGACAATGACGATAAGCTCACAGCATTAGACCACTGTGATGCGATTGTCTTTGGCGCGCCAACTTACATGGGGTCACCCGCTGCTCAGTTTAAAAGCTTTATGGACGCGACCAGTGATACCTACGGTAAGAAATCATGGAGAAACAAACTTGCTGCAGGCTTTACCACCGGTGGCAGCCTCAACGGAGAGCAACAACAAACCCTACTCAGCTTTTTCACTCTAGCTTGCCAACATGGCATGATTTGGGCAGGGCTTGATGTATCTAAACACATCGACGACCTAGGGCTGAATCGCACAGGTTCGAGCATTGGCTTGGTTGCCAGTGTCGATGAAGCCCCAACCTCAACAAACAACAGCGTTAATGCAAATGACCTGAAAACCGCTTTCTATTTTGGTCAACGCATCGCGAGCTTGGTTCAAAGTTCATAG